In Streptomyces longhuiensis, the following proteins share a genomic window:
- a CDS encoding S8 family serine peptidase: MTRGPARRGAALLSAGLALALLPGGQAVAGDTTTPAAHATTPAARAAHTVTLVTGDKVTVTDLGGDKKAVTVDRAKGATGAVRTQVNDGRISVVPDEARAYLAAGTLDARLFDVSELIRQGLSDAKADATPLIVSYSGKSARSAARTPKGADRTRALASIGGAAVDAGKGRTFWNAVTAPEGKDFADGIGKIWLDGRVKADMAESNEQIGTPKAWEAGLTGKGVKVAVLDTGYDATHPDLASRVTESKSFIEGQEVADRNGHGTHVTSTVGGSGAASDGKEKGVAPDATLAVGKVLSNEGSGSESQIIAGMEWAAKDIHAKVVSMSLGSSEASDGTDPMAAAVNSLSKETGALFVIAAGNSGAPGSIGSPGAADSALTVGAVDSSDQAAYFTSKGPRFGDNGLKPDLSAPGVDILAARSSLVSGSGPYTTMSGTSMATPHVAGVAALLAQKHPDWTGEQLKDGLMSTSEELADSAYDLGSGRVSVPDAVTADVTATGSADLGYYKWPYESNKPVTKTVIYSNSSDSPVELTLAAEGAADGVVSLADSKLTVPAHGTASTTVTGDGAKAAVGNTSGRIVASVAGKPVAHTAFGLVKEEERYTLTVHVKDRDGAATAAYLGVQQLVGNTDPFPATVGDSGTLQLRLKPGSYYVESYLDVRGSHGKDSLGLGYLADPEIKLDRDREITLDGRQLKEIKADVGRTAQTRQLLMEADRKAGGADYMSAVQLPVKYDSVFAAPTHKVTDGSFEYRTVWRLGKPTLQVDGLRDAVVQPGSTLTEGRSKLAVVDAGAGAPTDYTGKNVRGKAVLVRRTDALSPAELAQAAQDAGAKALFVTDDAAGRLNAWFGTDDGADRPLQIATVDSADGAKLAAAAKAGHSVAMTGTRNTPWVYDVTDEHKGAVPGGDLTYRPGKSELAVLDAKFHAVKPQAGGEFRYSITDTFHIGLGFLEKIDYPAERTDYVSTGTGQKWHESVQTGPTDLEQRSGLITYKGGKHSELDWFKPVWHPWLGTGLGWGQQRSGDTLQFNVPGWGDSGPDHTGFGDVWSDSTQTQNTEVYVDGVLKDRKKSSAVYVWDADPAEHTYKVVTDTALDPARWKLATKGHSEWTFKSAETPDDRWTFLPLLNLGFDVDTDLAGNVRGGHRIPVGIFSEYVKGAPDTGKIGGGTLEVSYDDGKTWTKVALDGHGASWKGTLKVPGDAEYVSLRASASDDRGGKVTQEIIRAVGVK; encoded by the coding sequence ATGACCAGAGGACCAGCGAGACGGGGCGCGGCCCTGCTGTCGGCCGGGCTCGCGCTAGCGCTGCTTCCGGGCGGGCAGGCCGTCGCCGGTGACACCACCACCCCGGCGGCCCACGCCACCACGCCCGCCGCCCGAGCCGCTCACACAGTGACCCTGGTGACCGGTGACAAGGTGACCGTCACCGACCTCGGCGGCGACAAGAAGGCCGTCACCGTCGACCGCGCGAAGGGCGCGACCGGCGCCGTCAGGACCCAGGTGAACGACGGCAGGATCAGCGTCGTACCCGACGAGGCGCGTGCCTACCTGGCGGCCGGGACTCTGGACGCCCGGCTCTTCGACGTGAGTGAGCTGATACGCCAGGGCCTGTCCGACGCCAAGGCCGACGCGACCCCGCTCATCGTGTCGTACAGCGGGAAGAGTGCCCGTTCCGCGGCGCGCACCCCGAAGGGCGCCGACCGGACCCGCGCTCTCGCCAGTATCGGCGGCGCCGCCGTGGACGCCGGCAAGGGCCGCACGTTCTGGAACGCCGTGACCGCCCCCGAGGGCAAGGACTTCGCCGACGGCATCGGCAAGATCTGGCTCGACGGCCGCGTCAAGGCCGACATGGCCGAGAGCAACGAGCAGATCGGCACCCCGAAGGCCTGGGAGGCCGGGCTCACCGGCAAGGGCGTGAAGGTCGCCGTCCTCGACACCGGCTACGACGCCACGCACCCCGACCTCGCGTCCCGCGTCACCGAGTCCAAGTCCTTCATCGAGGGCCAGGAGGTCGCGGACCGCAACGGCCACGGCACCCACGTCACCTCGACCGTGGGCGGCAGCGGAGCCGCCTCCGACGGCAAGGAGAAGGGCGTCGCCCCCGACGCGACCCTCGCCGTCGGCAAGGTCCTCAGCAACGAGGGTTCCGGCAGCGAGTCGCAGATCATCGCCGGTATGGAGTGGGCCGCCAAGGACATCCACGCCAAGGTCGTCTCGATGAGCCTCGGTTCGTCCGAGGCCAGCGACGGCACCGACCCGATGGCCGCCGCCGTGAACTCCCTGTCCAAGGAGACCGGCGCCCTCTTCGTCATCGCCGCGGGCAACTCCGGCGCCCCCGGCTCCATCGGCTCGCCCGGCGCCGCCGACTCCGCCCTCACCGTGGGCGCCGTCGACTCCTCCGACCAGGCCGCCTACTTCACCAGCAAGGGTCCCCGCTTCGGGGACAACGGGCTCAAGCCCGACCTGTCCGCGCCCGGCGTCGACATCCTCGCCGCCCGCTCCTCGCTGGTCTCCGGCAGCGGCCCGTACACCACCATGAGCGGTACGTCGATGGCGACGCCGCACGTCGCCGGTGTCGCGGCCCTGCTCGCCCAGAAGCACCCCGACTGGACGGGCGAGCAGCTCAAGGACGGGCTGATGTCCACGTCCGAGGAACTCGCCGACTCCGCCTACGACCTGGGCTCGGGACGCGTCAGCGTGCCCGACGCCGTGACCGCGGACGTCACCGCGACCGGCAGCGCCGACCTCGGCTATTACAAGTGGCCGTACGAGAGCAACAAGCCGGTCACGAAGACGGTCATCTACAGCAACTCCTCCGACAGCCCGGTGGAGCTGACGCTGGCCGCGGAGGGCGCGGCCGACGGCGTCGTCTCGCTCGCCGACAGCAAGCTGACGGTGCCGGCACACGGCACCGCCTCCACGACTGTGACCGGCGACGGCGCCAAGGCCGCCGTCGGGAACACCAGCGGGCGCATCGTCGCGTCCGTGGCCGGGAAGCCCGTCGCGCACACGGCGTTCGGCCTGGTCAAGGAGGAGGAGCGGTACACGCTCACCGTCCATGTGAAGGACCGGGACGGCGCCGCGACGGCCGCGTATCTCGGCGTGCAGCAGCTCGTCGGGAACACCGATCCGTTCCCCGCCACGGTCGGTGACTCCGGCACCCTCCAGCTGCGCCTGAAGCCCGGCTCGTACTACGTCGAGTCCTACCTCGACGTGCGCGGCAGCCACGGCAAGGACTCCCTCGGACTCGGCTACCTCGCCGACCCGGAGATCAAGCTCGACCGGGACCGCGAGATCACCCTCGACGGGCGGCAGTTGAAGGAGATCAAGGCCGACGTCGGCCGGACGGCCCAGACCCGCCAGCTCCTCATGGAGGCCGACCGCAAGGCGGGCGGCGCCGACTACATGAGCGCGGTCCAGCTGCCCGTCAAGTACGACAGCGTCTTCGCCGCGCCGACTCACAAGGTCACCGACGGGTCCTTCGAGTACCGCACCGTGTGGCGCCTCGGGAAGCCCACGCTCCAGGTGGACGGGCTCCGCGATGCCGTCGTCCAGCCTGGCTCCACCCTGACCGAGGGCCGCAGCAAGCTCGCGGTCGTGGACGCCGGCGCCGGTGCGCCCACCGACTACACGGGCAAGAACGTGCGCGGCAAGGCCGTTCTCGTCCGCCGCACCGACGCGCTCTCCCCGGCCGAGCTCGCCCAGGCCGCGCAGGACGCGGGTGCCAAGGCGCTGTTCGTCACCGACGACGCAGCGGGCAGGCTCAACGCCTGGTTCGGCACGGACGACGGCGCCGACCGTCCGCTCCAGATCGCCACGGTCGACTCCGCGGACGGCGCGAAGCTCGCCGCGGCCGCGAAGGCGGGCCACAGCGTCGCGATGACCGGCACCCGCAACACACCGTGGGTGTACGACGTCACCGACGAGCACAAGGGTGCCGTCCCGGGCGGCGACCTGACCTACCGGCCCGGCAAGTCCGAACTGGCTGTCCTGGACGCCAAGTTCCATGCGGTGAAGCCCCAGGCGGGCGGCGAGTTCCGCTACTCGATCACCGACACCTTCCACATCGGCCTCGGCTTCCTCGAGAAGATCGACTACCCGGCCGAGCGCACCGACTACGTCTCCACCGGCACCGGCCAGAAGTGGCACGAGTCCGTCCAGACCGGCCCGACCGACCTGGAGCAGCGCAGCGGCCTGATCACCTACAAGGGCGGCAAGCACTCCGAGCTCGACTGGTTCAAGCCGGTCTGGCACCCGTGGCTCGGCACCGGTCTCGGCTGGGGCCAGCAGCGCTCCGGCGACACCCTCCAGTTCAACGTGCCCGGCTGGGGCGACTCCGGCCCCGACCACACCGGCTTCGGCGACGTGTGGAGCGACAGCACCCAGACGCAGAACACCGAGGTGTACGTCGACGGGGTGCTCAAGGACCGCAAGAAGAGCTCCGCCGTGTATGTGTGGGACGCCGACCCGGCCGAGCACACCTACAAGGTCGTCACCGACACGGCGCTCGACCCCGCGCGCTGGAAGCTGGCCACGAAGGGCCACTCCGAGTGGACGTTCAAGTCCGCCGAGACCCCCGACGACCGGTGGACGTTCCTGCCGCTGCTCAACCTCGGCTTCGACGTCGACACCGACCTCGCGGGCAACGTCCGCGGCGGACACCGGATCCCCGTCGGCATCTTCTCCGAGTACGTCAAGGGCGCCCCGGACACCGGGAAGATCGGCGGCGGCACCCTGGAGGTGTCGTACGACGACGGCAAGACCTGGACGAAGGTCGCGCTCGACGGGCACGGCGCGTCCTGGAAGGGCACGCTGAAGGTGCCGGGCGACGCGGAGTACGTGTCCCTGCGCGCCTCGGCGAGCGACGACCGCGGTGGCAAGGTCACCCAGGAGATCATCCGGGCGGTGGGGGTCAAGTAG
- a CDS encoding HAD family hydrolase — MDGLVEYETEDGAPRRPTRDADLLIRTLNSTGRPVSVVSDVSPHAVSAHLQNRALAVRAGVHGRSEDPRLLMPNPDVPHRALHQPGSPTPHGVLIGSSPAELTAARTAGLPFIGYAPNRRTATCLTDAGAHHLVRNLTDLLDALHR; from the coding sequence ATGGACGGTTTGGTGGAGTACGAGACCGAGGACGGCGCGCCCCGTCGGCCCACCCGCGACGCGGACCTCCTGATCCGCACGCTCAACTCCACCGGCCGCCCGGTGTCCGTGGTCAGCGACGTGTCACCGCACGCCGTCTCGGCTCATCTCCAGAACCGTGCCCTCGCCGTCCGCGCGGGCGTCCACGGCCGCTCCGAAGACCCCCGCCTGCTCATGCCGAACCCGGACGTCCCGCACCGCGCCCTGCACCAGCCGGGCTCCCCCACCCCGCACGGCGTACTCATCGGCTCGTCCCCCGCGGAGCTGACCGCGGCCCGGACGGCAGGCCTCCCCTTCATCGGCTACGCCCCGAACCGCCGCACAGCCACCTGCCTGACCGACGCCGGTGCCCACCACCTGGTCCGCAACCTGACAGATCTCCTCGACGCCCTGCACCGCTGA
- a CDS encoding MFS transporter, producing the protein MKGPAPGGRRRILADLTPLRISVDYRRLWVGNTVSWTGQAMTALAVSLQVYDITRSSFSVGLVGLFSLVPLVVFGLYGGAIADTMDRRKLGLYSASGSCALSVALAVAALAGYHRVWLLYAVVALQAVCGALNSPARTSMIPRLLPSEHLPAANALNSMTSTAGTLIGPMLGGVVVGLWGYQTAYLIDAVAFSAALYAMWRLPAMLPDGPEGERRKRASVVDGLRFLAGRPNLRMTFFTDMCAMVLAYPRALYPAVALLWYGGDARTTGLLVAAPAVGALLGGVFSGWLGRVHRHGLAVVIAVCGWGLAIAVFGLTRNLWLGLFFLALAGCADTVSMVFRGTMLQVAAPDEMRGRLQGVFIVVVAGGPRLGDFVAGSTADLASPTVAITGGGAACVVAVLLLALKWRKFLSYDARRPTA; encoded by the coding sequence GTGAAGGGCCCCGCGCCGGGTGGGCGCCGCCGGATTCTCGCCGATCTCACCCCGCTGCGTATCTCCGTCGACTACCGGCGCCTGTGGGTCGGCAACACGGTGTCCTGGACGGGCCAGGCGATGACCGCGCTCGCGGTGTCCCTCCAGGTGTACGACATCACGCGCTCCAGCTTCTCCGTGGGCCTCGTCGGCCTGTTCTCGCTGGTCCCGCTGGTCGTCTTCGGCCTCTACGGGGGTGCCATCGCGGACACGATGGACCGGCGCAAGCTCGGCCTGTACAGCGCGTCCGGTTCGTGCGCGCTGTCCGTGGCACTGGCCGTCGCGGCGCTCGCCGGCTATCACCGGGTGTGGCTGCTCTACGCGGTCGTGGCCCTCCAGGCGGTGTGCGGGGCGCTCAACTCCCCGGCACGCACGTCGATGATCCCGCGCCTGCTGCCGTCGGAACACCTGCCGGCGGCGAACGCGCTCAACTCCATGACGAGCACGGCCGGCACCCTCATCGGCCCCATGCTGGGCGGGGTCGTGGTCGGCCTGTGGGGCTACCAGACGGCGTACCTGATCGACGCGGTCGCCTTCTCGGCGGCTCTGTACGCGATGTGGCGGTTGCCCGCGATGCTGCCGGACGGGCCGGAGGGGGAGCGGCGCAAGCGGGCCTCCGTCGTGGACGGCCTGCGGTTCCTGGCCGGGCGGCCCAACCTCCGGATGACCTTCTTCACGGACATGTGCGCGATGGTCCTCGCGTATCCGCGGGCGCTGTACCCGGCCGTCGCGCTGCTCTGGTACGGCGGCGACGCCCGGACCACCGGCCTGCTCGTCGCCGCTCCCGCGGTGGGCGCTCTGCTGGGTGGGGTGTTCTCCGGCTGGCTCGGCCGCGTGCACCGGCACGGCCTGGCGGTCGTGATCGCCGTGTGCGGGTGGGGCCTCGCCATCGCCGTCTTCGGCCTGACCAGAAACCTCTGGCTCGGCCTCTTCTTCCTCGCGCTCGCCGGCTGCGCGGACACGGTCTCGATGGTCTTCCGCGGCACGATGCTCCAGGTCGCGGCCCCCGACGAGATGCGCGGCCGCCTCCAGGGCGTCTTCATCGTGGTCGTGGCGGGCGGCCCCCGCCTCGGCGACTTCGTCGCAGGCTCGACGGCCGACCTCGCGTCCCCCACGGTGGCGATCACGGGCGGCGGCGCGGCGTGCGTGGTGGCGGTCCTGCTCCTCGCCCTGAAGTGGCGCAAGTTCCTGAGCTACGACGCCAGGAGGCCTACGGCGTGA
- a CDS encoding rod shape-determining protein: protein MTVSLEQLRRCHLAVDLGAARTRVFVKGAGLVVDEPSAAAVNTRTGALIAVGELAEKMTGRTPDYIRVMRPVSGGTVVDIDMAQRMLRHLLGEKLRRTLRRKPRLRAAACTPHDADPLAQRAAVETLVGLGARRVELVDTLIAAAVGCGLPVERPEATMIIVCGAATTQIAVLSLGSIVTAERIPVGGDAIDHAVVQHLRQHHELMLPSQSVRPLQIALSGNGLTPHGPESTEIHGRDVATGLPRSVHVDTAAVRHAIHTPLTAVLDGIGQVLRDCPPDLVADLADRGIMMVGGSALLPGFDQMLREATGVPIHIAERPDICAVLGLGAMLEGKVQPLTLTPVAG, encoded by the coding sequence ATGACCGTCAGTCTGGAGCAGTTGCGCCGCTGCCATCTCGCCGTCGACCTGGGGGCCGCGCGGACCCGGGTGTTCGTGAAGGGCGCGGGCCTCGTCGTCGACGAGCCGAGCGCCGCCGCCGTCAACACCCGCACCGGCGCCCTGATCGCGGTCGGTGAGCTCGCCGAGAAGATGACGGGCCGCACCCCCGACTACATCCGCGTCATGCGCCCCGTCTCCGGCGGCACCGTCGTCGACATCGACATGGCCCAGCGCATGCTGCGCCACCTCCTCGGCGAGAAGCTGCGCCGCACGCTGCGCCGCAAGCCCCGGCTGCGCGCCGCCGCCTGCACCCCGCACGACGCCGACCCGCTCGCGCAGCGCGCCGCCGTCGAGACCCTGGTCGGACTCGGCGCGCGCCGCGTCGAACTCGTCGACACCCTCATCGCCGCCGCCGTCGGCTGCGGCCTGCCCGTCGAGCGCCCGGAAGCCACGATGATCATCGTGTGCGGGGCGGCCACGACGCAGATCGCCGTCCTCTCCCTGGGCTCGATCGTGACCGCCGAGCGCATCCCGGTCGGCGGCGATGCCATCGACCACGCGGTGGTCCAGCACCTGCGCCAGCACCACGAGCTGATGCTCCCGTCGCAGTCCGTACGTCCCCTGCAGATCGCCCTCAGCGGCAACGGCCTCACCCCGCACGGCCCGGAGTCGACGGAGATCCACGGCCGGGACGTGGCGACGGGCCTGCCCCGCTCGGTGCACGTCGACACGGCGGCCGTGCGCCACGCGATCCACACCCCGCTGACCGCCGTCCTCGACGGCATCGGCCAGGTCCTGCGGGACTGCCCGCCCGACCTGGTGGCCGACCTCGCGGACCGCGGCATCATGATGGTCGGCGGCAGCGCGCTGCTGCCCGGTTTCGACCAGATGCTGCGCGAGGCCACGGGAGTGCCGATCCACATCGCCGAACGCCCGGACATCTGCGCGGTCCTCGGCCTCGGCGCGATGCTGGAGGGCAAGGTCCAGCCCCTCACCCTCACCCCGGTGGCCGGCTGA
- a CDS encoding SpoIIE family protein phosphatase produces the protein MLVRRDSSVDCSRPPACAPAQGLGAHGGEPARPHQVDFVPGDQLLLYADGVTEVRDAHRQGRPRAAATPVGGISRPPG, from the coding sequence ATGCTGGTGCGTCGCGACTCATCCGTGGACTGCTCACGCCCGCCCGCCTGCGCACCGGCCCAGGGGCTCGGTGCGCACGGCGGTGAACCGGCTCGCCCGCATCAGGTCGATTTCGTGCCGGGGGACCAACTCCTGCTGTACGCGGACGGCGTGACCGAGGTCCGCGACGCGCACCGGCAAGGACGTCCCCGCGCCGCGGCGACCCCGGTCGGCGGAATCAGCCGGCCACCGGGGTGA